A single Sulfurimonas aquatica DNA region contains:
- a CDS encoding YraN family protein, which produces MSRAKGNIAEDKASDFLSSKDFFILERNFYSRFGEIDIIASKDKVLHFIEVKSALDYELAIQNITPTKLSRLIKTANVYMKKNSLDVDFMLDAVVVTPKSIELVENITL; this is translated from the coding sequence ATGAGTAGAGCTAAAGGGAATATTGCTGAAGATAAGGCATCTGATTTTCTTAGCTCTAAAGATTTTTTTATACTTGAGAGAAACTTCTACTCTCGTTTTGGCGAGATAGACATCATCGCTTCAAAAGATAAAGTCCTTCACTTCATAGAAGTTAAAAGTGCTCTTGATTATGAGCTCGCCATTCAAAATATCACTCCAACTAAACTCTCGCGTTTGATTAAGACTGCAAATGTTTACATGAAAAAAAACAGCTTGGATGTTGATTTTATGTTAGATGCCGTAGTTGTAACACCAAAGAGTATAGAGCTAGTAGAAAACATTACTTTATAA
- a CDS encoding sulfite exporter TauE/SafE family protein, whose amino-acid sequence MEFATFTSLFLLGLSYGSTACMFTCMPFLSPLMLTNSSSIRSSFAVLTPFSIGRIVSYTFIATAAFYSAIWIKGIINNETISQTILGSTTIIIASIILFNAFKGTSACCSTTSKNASSKIGYFMLGFGISLNPCIPVMSLVSVSINASSLYQSMAFGIVFGIGAVSASFLIFGIILSKMAKGVVEEFSRYKNIIEKTAGLLLLIVGISTLNGWLQL is encoded by the coding sequence TTGGAGTTTGCTACGTTTACCTCTCTGTTTTTACTAGGTCTTAGTTATGGCTCAACCGCATGCATGTTTACGTGTATGCCGTTTTTGAGCCCACTTATGCTTACGAACTCCTCGAGTATCCGTTCTAGTTTTGCAGTTTTAACGCCATTTTCCATTGGTAGGATAGTAAGTTATACCTTTATAGCGACAGCAGCTTTTTATAGTGCCATTTGGATAAAAGGGATTATAAATAACGAAACAATTTCACAAACAATTTTAGGTTCCACTACCATCATCATAGCTTCGATAATACTCTTTAATGCTTTTAAGGGAACCTCGGCATGTTGTTCAACGACATCCAAAAACGCTTCTTCAAAAATAGGCTATTTCATGTTAGGTTTTGGAATCTCTTTAAATCCTTGCATACCAGTAATGAGTTTGGTCTCTGTGAGCATAAACGCGAGTAGCCTCTACCAATCGATGGCGTTTGGAATAGTTTTTGGAATCGGCGCGGTTAGCGCGTCGTTTTTAATCTTTGGAATCATACTCTCCAAGATGGCTAAAGGCGTAGTGGAAGAGTTTTCAAGATATAAAAACATTATAGAAAAAACGGCAGGTTTGCTACTGCTTATAGTAGGTATCTCCACGCTTAATGGATGGCTGCAGCTTTAA
- a CDS encoding 4Fe-4S binding protein, which translates to MDKLLTLTVLRRISQLFFFVILVYGSLFMTTFYSEDKLTGALPSLSCAYDQDGGDYCVLIPLQHQMDHRVAGVIDGTSSAMAGLMGTAITLATFFILIVVLNKAFCGWTCPLGFFQEVISMIGTKLKIKQVNSLSFEVVKKTRVIKWFIFIFFIFIFPVLTGLGFLGHEFGDAFCRICPSRILTTLAVGDASQIVVDNASAGYMTFSIFADLLFGLMIALALFIKQPFCRICPMLPMQAVFKKFGLLRLVKNGSSKCDTCSSCVSACPMDIYEIQAPVVNQNITFTDCTLCGKCVEFCPHDDIMAFKFAPMPVFSSSKPYFKKRVKIDKWWKK; encoded by the coding sequence ATGGATAAACTACTTACTCTAACAGTTCTGAGACGTATCTCACAACTCTTTTTCTTTGTTATTTTGGTTTATGGAAGTCTTTTTATGACTACTTTTTACTCAGAAGATAAACTCACCGGAGCACTCCCATCTCTCTCATGTGCTTATGATCAAGATGGTGGGGACTATTGTGTTTTAATTCCCTTGCAACATCAGATGGACCACCGCGTAGCTGGTGTTATAGATGGAACAAGTTCGGCAATGGCTGGGCTTATGGGAACGGCTATTACATTAGCGACTTTTTTTATTCTTATAGTTGTTCTTAACAAAGCGTTTTGTGGATGGACTTGTCCACTTGGTTTTTTTCAAGAAGTAATAAGCATGATAGGGACAAAACTAAAAATAAAACAGGTAAATTCTCTCTCATTTGAAGTGGTTAAAAAAACAAGAGTTATTAAGTGGTTTATATTTATCTTTTTTATATTTATCTTTCCTGTTTTAACAGGTTTAGGTTTTTTAGGACATGAGTTTGGCGATGCTTTTTGTAGAATATGCCCTAGTAGAATTTTAACTACCCTAGCGGTAGGAGACGCTTCTCAAATAGTTGTCGATAACGCGTCCGCCGGTTATATGACTTTCTCGATTTTTGCAGACCTACTTTTTGGTTTGATGATAGCGTTAGCACTATTTATAAAACAGCCATTTTGTAGAATATGCCCAATGTTGCCTATGCAAGCGGTATTTAAAAAGTTTGGTCTTTTAAGACTTGTTAAAAATGGATCAAGTAAATGTGATACATGTTCAAGCTGCGTGAGCGCTTGTCCGATGGATATCTATGAGATACAAGCACCCGTAGTAAATCAAAACATAACATTTACTGATTGTACTCTTTGTGGAAAGTGCGTTGAGTTTTGTCCTCATGACGATATTATGGCATTTAAATTTGCTCCAATGCCAGTTTTTAGTTCTTCAAAGCCATACTTTAAAAAACGCGTGAAAATAGATAAATGGTGGAAAAAATAG
- a CDS encoding aldehyde dehydrogenase family protein, with product MQAKIFFGSTEAVTDTFSERVSPYSGEVVSTAPICSAEDARKALKIAQEAKVATKASTLSQRCSWLIDVAQKLRLNKEDIAKTLTDEVGKPITFARVEVERCIETLKLSAETMRTMHGETINTDAMPSGKKTTAFFTREPVGVVVAITPFNFPLNLVAHKLAPALVAGNTVVLKPTPEAPLTAYKFAKLFIESEYAIKDALSVVYGDAEVGSALITSDIPRVISFTGSVPVGEIITKNAGIKKVGLELGGNAATYVEKSADLALAANRCALGAFVNSGQVCISLQRIYVEADIYDEFASLMAEETKKLVVGSPYDDDTFMGPLIDDEAASRAMGWVESAIEEGAVPLLPPHREGRMFHPCVMANVTDDMAIVCEEVFAPIVSLVKVDSFDDALPRMNNSPYGLQFSVFTNDLKLTQRAISELDAGGIVINDMPTLRFDIQPYGGVKLSGVGREGPRFAIEEMTEIKSVVIC from the coding sequence ATGCAAGCAAAAATATTTTTTGGCTCGACAGAAGCCGTTACGGATACCTTTAGTGAAAGAGTAAGCCCATACTCTGGGGAAGTTGTCTCAACTGCACCGATATGCAGTGCGGAAGATGCAAGAAAAGCTCTTAAGATTGCTCAAGAAGCAAAAGTGGCAACAAAAGCTTCAACGCTTTCACAAAGATGTAGCTGGTTAATAGACGTTGCGCAAAAGCTTCGTCTTAACAAAGAAGATATCGCAAAAACGCTTACTGATGAAGTAGGTAAACCTATCACTTTCGCTCGTGTAGAAGTTGAACGCTGTATAGAGACTCTTAAGCTTTCCGCTGAGACTATGCGAACTATGCATGGCGAAACTATTAACACGGACGCTATGCCAAGTGGCAAAAAAACTACGGCATTTTTTACTCGTGAACCAGTAGGCGTTGTAGTAGCCATCACTCCTTTTAACTTTCCTCTTAATCTAGTCGCACATAAACTAGCACCTGCACTTGTAGCTGGAAATACAGTAGTACTCAAGCCAACGCCAGAAGCGCCACTTACTGCTTACAAGTTTGCAAAACTTTTCATAGAGAGTGAATACGCTATCAAAGATGCATTGAGCGTTGTTTATGGAGACGCTGAAGTTGGAAGCGCGCTTATCACTTCAGACATTCCTCGCGTTATATCTTTTACTGGTTCCGTTCCAGTGGGTGAGATTATCACTAAAAACGCAGGGATAAAAAAGGTAGGACTAGAGCTTGGTGGAAACGCAGCTACATACGTAGAGAAGTCGGCAGACTTAGCTCTTGCGGCAAACAGGTGCGCTCTTGGCGCGTTTGTAAACTCTGGTCAAGTATGTATCTCACTACAGCGTATTTATGTAGAAGCGGATATATACGATGAGTTTGCTTCACTGATGGCAGAGGAGACAAAAAAACTAGTAGTTGGTTCCCCTTATGATGACGATACTTTTATGGGACCACTTATAGATGATGAGGCTGCAAGTCGTGCTATGGGTTGGGTAGAGTCAGCTATAGAAGAGGGCGCCGTACCACTTCTACCGCCTCATAGAGAAGGGCGAATGTTTCATCCTTGCGTTATGGCAAACGTAACTGACGACATGGCCATAGTCTGTGAAGAGGTGTTTGCGCCTATAGTAAGTCTTGTAAAAGTAGACTCTTTTGATGACGCTCTTCCTCGTATGAACAATTCTCCTTATGGTTTGCAGTTTTCAGTCTTTACAAATGACTTAAAACTAACGCAAAGAGCTATATCAGAACTTGACGCTGGTGGAATCGTTATAAACGACATGCCAACTCTGCGTTTTGACATACAGCCCTATGGTGGTGTTAAACTTAGTGGAGTTGGGCGTGAAGGTCCTCGTTTTGCAATTGAAGAGATGACAGAGATAAAAAGCGTTGTCATCTGCTAG
- a CDS encoding molybdopterin oxidoreductase family protein produces the protein MENIVTIDSVCAYCGVGCDIAAHVDIKENKIKKIFAHPDGATSEGKLCVKGTYGYDFVDAKERINAPRIRKSFLEKNPHIKEVIATSLTELDNTWYESDLDSATTAGAMKLKDIQAKYGEKSVCSLGGARSSCESAYYFQKFTRFTLNSPHVDNCARVCHSPSLKGMRLTIGEGAASNPFDDIYKTEFMIVMGSNTTEAHPIVGNRMIKAAQNGTPIACFDVREIKLHKFSKYKAITPHESNLLVLNMIAYTIITEELYHKDFIKNRTKNFEHFKENILADPYANPEFFRDVAGYEYLADMLPEIAREYATKKSLILWGLGITEHVDGSYAVMAIVHLALMTGNIGKDGAGVMPLRGQTNVQGVCDMGMLPYYAPDYQAPKEVGLMTPQLVDGMLDGTIRGVLNIGEDLTHIHPNLNKLIKAFENLELIFVQELFMTDIAERADIVVGVKSAYEKTGIYINAMRKVHLSTPLVKSDLPDDWEVIKLLDEKMGGGYDFNSSEDIWEDVRKTATNRFSGASYKVLRDNEKAGISWPIKDDGTGTPVLHREDFRTQDGIGAFRYHGYTLSGMVEEIINKKLKGYHLTTGRIMAHYNNSAQTKYTEKLMKRHTEDLLLVHEDDAADFTSEKVILKTEYGETNPLTVKFTDKVRPKTLYTTFHHANSKLNHIFGDKSDELIMTAAFKSIQVEIVSA, from the coding sequence ATGGAAAATATTGTAACTATAGATAGTGTATGTGCATACTGTGGAGTTGGTTGCGATATCGCTGCTCATGTTGATATAAAAGAGAATAAGATCAAAAAAATCTTTGCACATCCCGATGGAGCTACATCTGAAGGAAAGCTTTGTGTTAAGGGTACTTATGGATACGATTTTGTTGATGCTAAAGAGAGAATCAATGCACCTAGAATCCGTAAAAGTTTTTTAGAGAAAAACCCTCACATAAAAGAAGTGATAGCTACTTCACTTACAGAGTTAGATAATACATGGTATGAGTCTGATTTAGACTCTGCTACAACTGCTGGAGCGATGAAGCTTAAAGACATTCAAGCAAAATATGGAGAGAAGTCTGTATGCTCTCTTGGTGGTGCTAGAAGCTCTTGTGAATCTGCATACTATTTCCAAAAATTTACTCGTTTTACACTAAACTCTCCACATGTTGATAACTGTGCTCGCGTTTGTCACTCTCCATCATTAAAGGGCATGCGTTTAACTATCGGTGAAGGTGCTGCTTCAAATCCATTTGACGATATCTATAAAACAGAGTTCATGATAGTTATGGGTTCAAATACGACTGAAGCGCATCCTATTGTTGGTAATCGCATGATAAAAGCTGCACAAAATGGTACGCCGATAGCTTGTTTTGACGTGCGTGAAATAAAGCTTCACAAATTTTCAAAGTACAAAGCCATAACACCGCATGAGTCAAACCTACTCGTTTTAAATATGATAGCTTACACGATTATCACAGAAGAGTTGTATCACAAGGACTTTATAAAAAATAGAACGAAAAACTTTGAGCATTTTAAAGAGAATATCTTAGCTGACCCATATGCAAATCCAGAGTTTTTCAGAGATGTTGCAGGCTATGAGTACTTAGCTGATATGCTTCCAGAGATAGCTCGTGAGTATGCTACTAAAAAATCTCTAATACTTTGGGGACTTGGAATTACTGAACACGTTGATGGCTCGTACGCTGTTATGGCGATAGTTCACCTTGCTCTTATGACTGGTAACATTGGTAAAGATGGTGCCGGCGTTATGCCTTTAAGAGGTCAGACAAACGTTCAAGGCGTATGTGATATGGGTATGCTTCCTTATTACGCGCCAGATTATCAAGCACCAAAAGAGGTCGGTCTTATGACTCCTCAACTAGTAGATGGAATGCTTGATGGTACAATCAGGGGCGTGCTTAACATAGGAGAGGATTTAACGCATATTCATCCAAATCTTAACAAGCTTATCAAAGCTTTTGAAAACTTAGAACTTATCTTCGTGCAAGAGCTATTTATGACAGATATAGCAGAGCGCGCTGACATCGTTGTAGGTGTAAAGTCTGCTTATGAAAAGACTGGTATTTACATAAACGCTATGAGAAAAGTACACCTTTCAACACCACTAGTAAAATCAGACCTACCTGATGATTGGGAAGTTATTAAGCTTCTTGATGAGAAGATGGGTGGTGGTTATGACTTCAACTCATCTGAAGATATCTGGGAAGACGTGAGAAAAACTGCTACAAACAGATTTAGCGGAGCTTCATATAAAGTCCTTCGTGATAATGAAAAAGCGGGAATATCATGGCCAATTAAAGATGATGGAACAGGTACTCCAGTTCTTCATCGTGAAGACTTTAGAACGCAAGATGGCATAGGCGCGTTTAGATACCATGGTTATACTCTCTCGGGCATGGTAGAGGAGATCATAAACAAAAAGCTTAAAGGGTATCACCTTACAACTGGTAGAATTATGGCTCACTACAACAACTCCGCTCAGACTAAGTACACTGAGAAGTTGATGAAACGCCACACTGAAGACTTACTACTTGTGCATGAGGATGATGCAGCTGACTTTACAAGTGAGAAGGTTATATTAAAAACTGAGTATGGAGAGACAAATCCACTTACGGTGAAGTTTACAGACAAAGTCCGTCCAAAAACACTCTATACAACGTTTCACCATGCAAACTCAAAACTAAACCATATCTTTGGCGATAAGAGTGATGAGCTTATTATGACGGCTGCATTTAAGTCTATACAAGTTGAAATTGTTAGCGCATAA
- a CDS encoding DUF523 domain-containing protein produces MSSARKRVIISACLLGEQCRYDGKTKEVNAVIDAFKDYEIVPFCPEAPLFGTPRERISVVEVDGQNRIVTDSTQKDVTSLLEDEINSFMQLHKNIDRIILKSKSPSCGYETTPILNDKNETLKLGSGIAASMFEKHYKDVKIESELDF; encoded by the coding sequence TTGTCATCTGCTAGAAAAAGAGTCATTATCTCTGCTTGCCTTTTAGGCGAGCAGTGTCGTTATGATGGAAAAACAAAAGAAGTAAACGCAGTCATAGATGCTTTTAAAGATTATGAGATAGTTCCTTTTTGCCCCGAAGCACCTCTTTTTGGAACTCCTAGAGAGAGGATAAGTGTAGTTGAGGTAGATGGACAAAATAGAATCGTTACAGACTCTACTCAAAAAGACGTAACTTCACTTTTAGAAGATGAGATAAACTCCTTTATGCAACTACATAAAAATATAGATAGAATTATTCTCAAGTCAAAAAGTCCAAGCTGTGGATATGAAACTACACCTATTTTAAATGATAAAAATGAGACTCTTAAATTAGGTAGTGGAATAGCTGCTAGTATGTTTGAAAAACATTACAAGGATGTGAAAATAGAGAGTGAGTTAGATTTTTAA
- a CDS encoding SDR family NAD(P)-dependent oxidoreductase: MKILITGASSGLGAELARQYATKENELILLARREDKLFQLRSELFESAKSVDIIIADVTQFEMLQEKIREIGSVDMVILNAGISLGHSDEIPTIAEFKNLYDVNVLSNHAILEVLLPHFKAQESGKIVFISSLASLFSMPSSKVYSSSKRALNAYAEGVRYKYSKYGVKVINILPGFIKSELTDKNDFNMPFLLETDEGVRRIKNAIEREKKFYAFPFRFYLIIRFLNILPSFLREKIVEFLN, from the coding sequence ATGAAAATATTAATAACAGGAGCAAGTTCTGGCTTAGGTGCAGAGCTTGCTCGTCAATATGCAACAAAAGAGAATGAGTTGATACTTTTAGCTCGTAGAGAAGATAAGCTTTTTCAACTTAGAAGCGAGCTTTTTGAGAGTGCAAAATCTGTTGATATAATCATTGCAGACGTTACTCAGTTTGAAATGCTCCAAGAGAAGATAAGAGAGATAGGTAGCGTTGATATGGTTATATTAAATGCTGGCATATCTTTAGGCCACTCTGATGAGATTCCAACAATAGCTGAGTTTAAAAATCTTTATGATGTAAATGTGCTCTCAAACCATGCTATCCTTGAGGTTCTTTTGCCCCACTTTAAAGCTCAAGAGAGTGGCAAGATAGTTTTTATCTCCTCTCTCGCTTCTCTATTTTCTATGCCAAGTTCTAAAGTATATTCATCCTCAAAACGTGCTCTTAATGCATATGCAGAGGGAGTGCGCTACAAATATAGTAAGTATGGAGTGAAGGTTATAAACATACTTCCAGGCTTTATCAAAAGTGAACTTACAGACAAAAATGACTTTAATATGCCATTTCTCCTTGAAACTGATGAGGGAGTAAGACGAATAAAAAATGCAATAGAGAGAGAAAAAAAGTTTTATGCTTTTCCATTTAGGTTTTACTTAATTATTAGATTTTTAAATATTCTTCCAAGCTTTTTAAGAGAGAAAATTGTAGAATTCCTCAACTAA
- a CDS encoding TonB-dependent receptor yields the protein MKIKHSLMALLAISSLNAQEYSLDSMSITATKIATSTKDVSQSIAVVDEKTINDKNILNIQEAIENIPGVNAESSSNTASPRLIIRGAGLKARYGVREIMIMKDGVPMTDPDSFTRFDFIDMQDVSSIEVQKGPGSINAANATGGVIQLVTKSVFQDQSNRIKVGLGNDGQRNINLKVSDQLSENDFIAATISHRAIDNAWRDNNEFDSTQATLRYGHIFSDDSTIETELSYTESNSNLPTSMTAAEFAEFEKTGEQKNTSYQWQHSARDSKIFSLNAKYEKEIGDVLLKPRVYFNTWEHFHPVTGMINDSSDNSVYGTDLELNYSHKLFGNKATLVAGVTAKTDITNNAEKYQYADVNTTSTLPAFGAPIPYDVINFTTSNRKGVLAETEDSATTLIGAYFMETLSPTENFIVDLSVRADKLSFNIDTNEITRYDYGTRSYKTGQGEFSINKDYQLLSSKLGLLYKLTKTTNIYASIASSNQAPTGSEIAAAQDEGISLDKTTSTNYEIGLKTRTQTFSYDVAIYQNDVTNEIVQIQDAGGNVIYDNAGETQKRGLELNGVYQLIDSLQLGASYAYSDFKFSKFEEQVGYGSRATWESRDGNYLPYIPQQQYSMFAAFNMENGFKARVTTKTWGEYYMDNANTQKYDGYQFVTDLMLGYEYKAHNIQLNVRNITNEYYAMSASKDANGNETYKAAAPMQGMITYSYTF from the coding sequence ATGAAAATAAAACACTCATTAATGGCACTTCTTGCCATCTCATCACTTAATGCTCAGGAGTACTCTTTAGACTCTATGAGTATCACAGCAACTAAGATAGCTACTTCAACTAAAGACGTATCACAATCTATTGCAGTTGTAGATGAAAAAACTATTAACGATAAAAACATATTAAATATTCAAGAAGCTATAGAGAATATTCCTGGTGTAAACGCAGAATCATCATCAAACACTGCAAGTCCAAGACTTATCATTCGTGGAGCTGGACTTAAGGCTAGATATGGCGTTCGTGAAATCATGATTATGAAAGATGGTGTTCCTATGACTGACCCTGATTCATTTACAAGATTTGACTTTATAGATATGCAAGATGTATCAAGCATAGAAGTGCAAAAAGGACCAGGTTCTATCAATGCGGCAAATGCAACGGGTGGCGTTATCCAGCTTGTAACTAAGTCAGTATTTCAAGACCAATCAAACAGAATAAAAGTAGGTCTTGGAAATGATGGTCAAAGAAATATCAACTTAAAAGTAAGTGATCAACTTAGTGAGAATGATTTTATAGCTGCGACAATATCTCACCGCGCGATAGACAATGCTTGGAGAGATAACAATGAGTTTGACTCAACGCAAGCGACGCTTAGATATGGGCATATCTTCTCAGATGACTCAACTATAGAGACTGAACTCTCTTATACTGAGTCAAACTCAAACTTGCCAACAAGTATGACGGCTGCTGAATTTGCAGAGTTTGAAAAAACTGGTGAGCAAAAAAATACTTCTTACCAGTGGCAACATAGTGCAAGAGATTCTAAAATATTTTCTTTAAACGCGAAGTATGAAAAAGAGATAGGCGACGTACTTTTAAAGCCACGCGTTTATTTTAATACTTGGGAGCACTTTCACCCAGTTACGGGTATGATAAATGATAGTAGTGACAACAGCGTTTATGGTACTGATTTAGAGCTTAACTACTCGCATAAACTATTTGGAAACAAAGCAACGCTGGTAGCGGGCGTGACTGCTAAAACTGATATTACTAATAATGCTGAGAAATACCAATATGCAGACGTAAACACAACGTCTACTTTACCAGCGTTTGGTGCACCAATTCCATATGACGTAATTAACTTTACAACATCAAATAGAAAAGGGGTGTTAGCTGAAACGGAAGATAGTGCAACAACGCTTATCGGTGCTTACTTTATGGAAACACTCTCACCTACAGAGAATTTTATAGTAGATCTAAGCGTAAGAGCTGATAAGCTGAGCTTCAACATAGACACCAATGAAATAACTAGATACGACTATGGCACAAGAAGCTATAAAACTGGACAAGGAGAGTTCTCAATCAACAAAGATTATCAACTTCTATCTTCAAAACTTGGCCTTTTATATAAACTAACTAAAACGACTAATATATACGCCTCAATAGCAAGTTCTAATCAAGCTCCAACTGGTAGTGAAATTGCTGCCGCTCAAGATGAGGGCATCTCGCTTGATAAAACGACTAGCACTAACTATGAGATTGGTCTAAAAACAAGAACTCAAACCTTTTCTTATGATGTAGCAATTTATCAAAACGACGTAACAAATGAGATAGTGCAGATTCAAGACGCAGGTGGTAATGTTATATACGACAATGCTGGTGAAACACAAAAAAGAGGTTTAGAGCTTAATGGAGTTTATCAACTAATCGACTCGCTGCAACTTGGTGCTTCATATGCATATAGTGATTTTAAATTTTCTAAATTTGAAGAACAGGTTGGATATGGAAGCAGAGCAACTTGGGAATCTAGAGATGGAAACTATCTTCCATACATTCCACAGCAACAATACTCTATGTTTGCGGCGTTTAATATGGAAAATGGCTTTAAAGCGAGAGTTACGACAAAAACATGGGGTGAGTACTACATGGATAACGCAAACACGCAAAAGTATGATGGATATCAGTTTGTAACTGACCTGATGTTAGGTTATGAGTATAAAGCACATAACATTCAGTTAAACGTAAGAAACATTACAAATGAGTACTATGCAATGTCCGCTTCAAAAGACGCAAACGGCAATGAGACATACAAAGCAGCAGCTCCGATGCAAGGTATGATTACTTACAGTTACACATTTTAA
- a CDS encoding FecR family protein — protein MIKILLALLLAVSLWAQIGQVMAMKGKAYIDRAGAEIPVKNLMEVYKDDKLITKDKTRVQIKLNDDTILTIGQNAIFTFEKFYFDGTDKSEVTMNASRGFFRSVTGKIGKLSPERFKVKTASATIGIRGTDFSGDIRPDKEIIKCYSGAITIDYLDAISTIDAGMSVELSKNDLGTKELKVLKNSLFREKKIEKKIDKKRYKEIKEIEEDDQIVVIENVEDTVIQNRVDEIIKEDIVEETPEVPQTPETPDIPVTTETLDTPNVSSQTREVIYP, from the coding sequence ATGATTAAAATATTATTGGCGCTTTTGTTAGCTGTCTCACTCTGGGCACAAATAGGTCAAGTTATGGCTATGAAAGGTAAAGCATATATAGATAGGGCAGGTGCTGAAATTCCGGTAAAAAACCTAATGGAAGTCTATAAAGATGATAAGCTTATAACTAAAGATAAAACAAGAGTTCAGATAAAACTCAATGATGACACGATCTTAACTATAGGTCAAAATGCAATATTTACTTTTGAGAAGTTTTATTTTGATGGAACTGATAAATCAGAAGTTACAATGAATGCAAGTCGTGGTTTTTTTAGATCTGTTACAGGAAAGATAGGTAAGCTCTCTCCGGAGAGGTTTAAGGTGAAAACCGCATCTGCAACTATTGGTATACGTGGAACTGACTTCTCTGGAGATATACGACCCGACAAAGAGATTATTAAGTGCTATAGTGGTGCGATTACCATAGACTATCTTGATGCTATTAGCACTATAGATGCTGGGATGAGTGTTGAACTATCAAAAAATGACCTGGGAACTAAAGAGTTGAAGGTTCTTAAAAATAGTCTATTTAGAGAAAAAAAAATAGAAAAAAAAATAGATAAAAAACGATATAAAGAGATCAAAGAGATTGAAGAAGATGATCAGATAGTAGTTATAGAAAATGTTGAAGATACCGTCATTCAAAATAGAGTAGATGAGATAATTAAAGAGGATATAGTAGAGGAGACTCCTGAAGTTCCTCAAACACCAGAAACTCCTGATATTCCAGTTACAACAGAGACTTTAGATACACCAAATGTAAGCTCACAAACAAGAGAAGTTATATATCCTTAA